A DNA window from Nitrospira sp. contains the following coding sequences:
- a CDS encoding HNH endonuclease, whose translation MGDAVRDVEDMKRLKLVADELHRELSGRLGRLIRLRTKLPLKESHTNGWRVELGSLGLGEPRLEIWYCEWAREGQRRLWYGFYAAQADKLRRRISVLPESLRSVRQLNDKDMRLATGSRSDYVLKKPLGASEYDRPIYEEFHESEGDYSYYGQYGSALPEDPETVRILVGQATGFFESVMKSRQPDAPPRESDREQDYVRVVNRHAVRQHLAREQDRPSVEHCLRRDQFRCQVCEMSFREVYGEIGSGFAEAHHVLPLAQMAESVVSSSHDLVTVCANCHRMLHRLGGEEGDMARLRRMFHRE comes from the coding sequence ATGGGAGATGCTGTGCGGGATGTCGAGGATATGAAGCGCCTGAAGTTGGTTGCGGACGAGCTGCATCGGGAGCTGTCGGGGCGCCTTGGACGATTGATCCGGCTGCGCACCAAGCTGCCGCTGAAAGAGTCTCACACCAACGGGTGGCGTGTTGAGCTGGGATCGTTGGGGCTGGGGGAGCCGAGATTGGAAATCTGGTACTGCGAATGGGCTCGGGAAGGTCAGCGGAGACTCTGGTACGGGTTTTATGCGGCGCAAGCGGACAAGCTCCGAAGGAGAATCTCCGTCTTGCCGGAGTCGCTTCGGTCTGTGCGGCAATTGAACGACAAGGACATGCGGCTCGCCACCGGCTCACGATCAGACTATGTGCTGAAGAAACCGTTAGGCGCCAGCGAATATGACCGGCCCATCTATGAAGAGTTCCACGAGAGTGAAGGCGATTATTCCTATTACGGGCAGTATGGGTCGGCTCTTCCGGAGGACCCGGAAACCGTCCGGATCCTGGTGGGCCAGGCCACGGGGTTTTTTGAGAGCGTCATGAAGAGCCGGCAGCCCGACGCGCCGCCACGCGAGAGCGATCGCGAGCAGGACTACGTTCGAGTGGTAAACCGTCATGCCGTGCGCCAGCATCTGGCCCGTGAACAGGACCGTCCCTCGGTTGAGCACTGTCTCCGGCGGGATCAGTTCAGATGCCAGGTCTGTGAAATGTCGTTCCGGGAAGTGTATGGCGAGATCGGAAGCGGCTTTGCGGAAGCGCATCATGTGCTTCCGCTGGCACAGATGGCGGAGAGTGTGGTGTCGTCAAGCCATGACCTCGTCACGGTCTGCGCGAATTGCCACCGAATGCTGCACCGGCTGGGCGGAGAAGAAGGCGATATGGCACGGCTGCGGAGAATGTTCCATCGGGAATAG
- a CDS encoding YkvA family protein → MKRLSPAMLLKALKVFRGFTKAATEYLRDKERLRYLLAAAVSIAQGRGGALLRDLQLLVRLLKASVSGAYTGLSVHKLVTIVAALLYLISPLDVIPDFIPVIGYVDDAAVIAWVLKSIAEELKDFRSWEQGA, encoded by the coding sequence ATGAAGAGACTGTCTCCAGCCATGCTCCTGAAGGCGTTGAAGGTGTTTCGAGGGTTCACGAAGGCGGCGACGGAGTATCTCAGAGACAAAGAGCGGTTGCGTTATCTGTTGGCCGCGGCGGTCTCGATCGCACAAGGTCGCGGTGGAGCGCTGTTGCGAGACCTTCAATTATTGGTGCGGCTCCTGAAAGCGTCCGTGAGCGGTGCCTATACAGGCCTCTCTGTCCACAAGCTCGTGACGATCGTCGCGGCGCTTCTGTATCTCATCAGCCCGCTGGATGTGATTCCCGACTTCATCCCTGTTATCGGCTATGTGGATGATGCGGCGGTGATTGCCTGGGTGCTGAAAAGCATTGCTGAAGAACTCAAGGACTTCAGGAGTTGGGAGCAGGGGGCTTGA
- a CDS encoding AbrB/MazE/SpoVT family DNA-binding domain-containing protein has product MKARVVRIGNSQGIRIPKSVIEQCHLHGAVDLEIQQGQLVIRSAAKPRAGWDEAFAQMHRHGDDRLKDQESTASSTWDRSEWTW; this is encoded by the coding sequence ATGAAAGCACGCGTCGTACGCATCGGGAATTCTCAAGGCATCCGGATTCCGAAATCCGTCATTGAGCAATGCCACCTGCACGGAGCCGTCGATCTGGAAATCCAGCAGGGGCAACTGGTCATTCGCTCGGCCGCCAAGCCACGCGCCGGCTGGGACGAGGCCTTCGCGCAAATGCATCGCCACGGAGACGACCGCCTGAAGGACCAGGAATCAACCGCCTCATCCACGTGGGACCGGAGTGAGTGGACATGGTAG
- a CDS encoding type II toxin-antitoxin system PemK/MazF family toxin: MVVSRFDVYLIRLDPTQGREIRKTRPCLIISPDEMNQHIDTVIIAPMTPRLTRPPRMRRDASLPESLPYPTRVPMRFKGKSGQIVLDQIRTVAKSRLGKRMGKLDDMTRAQVLTLLAELFAP, encoded by the coding sequence ATGGTAGTGTCCCGCTTCGACGTCTATCTTATCCGCCTCGATCCCACCCAAGGCCGTGAAATCCGCAAGACCCGCCCGTGCCTCATCATCTCCCCGGACGAAATGAACCAGCACATCGATACGGTGATCATCGCCCCCATGACACCACGACTCACCCGCCCACCCCGGATGCGCCGAGACGCATCCTTGCCCGAGAGCCTCCCCTACCCCACCCGTGTGCCGATGCGGTTCAAAGGCAAGTCGGGGCAGATCGTGCTGGATCAGATCAGGACTGTGGCCAAAAGCCGGCTGGGGAAGCGCATGGGAAAACTCGACGACATGACACGCGCACAGGTCCTCACCCTCCTCGCCGAACTCTTCGCCCCATAG
- a CDS encoding type II toxin-antitoxin system RelE/ParE family toxin, whose product MAGELLLEFHPAALDELERAKAWYDAQRPGLGGSFFYEITAAVSRIRETPNTWPDYKQGTRRFLVHRFPFAVIYSQHAHGLLVVAIMHLKRRPGYWQSRLG is encoded by the coding sequence ATGGCCGGTGAACTGCTCCTCGAATTTCATCCCGCCGCCCTCGACGAGCTCGAGAGAGCGAAAGCATGGTACGACGCACAGCGACCCGGTCTCGGGGGTTCGTTTTTCTACGAAATCACTGCTGCCGTCTCCCGAATACGAGAAACTCCGAATACCTGGCCGGACTATAAGCAAGGAACAAGGCGCTTCCTTGTGCATCGCTTCCCATTCGCTGTTATTTATAGCCAACACGCTCATGGTCTGCTCGTCGTCGCCATCATGCATCTGAAGCGACGGCCTGGCTATTGGCAGTCGCGGTTAGGATAA
- a CDS encoding addiction module protein gives MTDKSQAIVEQALKLSPTERAEVAEKLIVSLDEVPDIDVEQAWQEEIQQRLQQIERGEAKTIPWEEVQRRLRHGR, from the coding sequence ATGACGGACAAGTCACAAGCTATCGTAGAACAAGCCCTCAAACTCTCGCCCACTGAACGCGCAGAAGTGGCCGAGAAATTGATCGTCAGCCTCGATGAGGTTCCGGATATCGATGTAGAGCAGGCTTGGCAGGAAGAAATTCAGCAGCGTTTACAGCAAATCGAACGTGGCGAGGCGAAGACGATTCCTTGGGAGGAGGTCCAGAGGCGCCTGCGACATGGCCGGTGA